The nucleotide sequence ATATTGCTACATTGTCTTTTTTTTTGAACTTTGAAGGAAGATACTAAAAATTCCGTCACAAATTAAACTCTTTACAAAAGGTGCGATCTTTAAAGAGTTTAGATAATATTTAAAAAAAATCAGATATACTTGAGGTCAATAATCAGTTTTAGTGTTGGACATTTGATTCTTATAAGGTTAAACAATGACGCTGATTGCTATTCGGAGGTACTTGATTCGGTTGCTTCTTGATTAATATGGAAACAAATAATTAGTGCCACTCAGGTTTTTGTTTTTAAAGTAAAATTTACTTAACCATTTATCTTAGTTTATTAAAAATTCAATTTTCTTTTTATCAATTAAAACGTTTGGTGTATTTGTAGTATATTACTGAAATAGATTGATTGTTGAAACCAAAAAGCTAATAAATAAACTGTTATATGAGATATTTACTATTTGAATATGGAGAGTCACCAACTTATATGACGGACATCCCTCCTGTAAAATATGATTATGACAAAAATTTAAATGTTTTGGAATCTAACAATACGCCTGCCATAAGTGTTTTGGATAATTGTGTTACTGAGACAGGTACTAAGGTTCATAATGAGTCCGCAGATAGTGATAATAACTTCCCTCTGAATTTCGGAACTGAAACTTTTACATTAGTTGATACTGAGCAATCTGATTCTGATGAGGATTCTATTTTACTTTCATCTTCTTTAATAACAATGACGACTACAAGGGTGGAAATGGAGAGCACAGATTCTGATTAAAAATGATATTAATAATATCACATAAAGAGGATTACACTTCCGACTACCTAATCAATATTTTAAACAAGAGAGAAATTCCTTATCATAGGTTAAATACAGATGATATTGGTATAAAACACGATATAAACTATCAATCTGGTTCAAATATTAGAATATCGATAGATGGCTATGAAAATTTTAAATCCATTTGGTTCAGAAGAACCAAGTCTCCAGATTTTTCATTTTCAAATGAGAATGAAAGGGCTTTTTTCGTTAAGGACTTCAAAGCATTTCTAAATAACCTATGGTCCTCCCTTGATATAAAAAACTGGATTAGTCACCCTAATAATATTGATAAGGCAGAAAATAAGCTATATCAATTAAAGATAGCTAAGAGTATTGGTTTTGACATCCCTCAAACTATCGTTTCTACGGATAAGGAAAAAATTGAATTATTCTTCAAGGAAAATAATGAACAAGTTATCATAAAACCTTTATTTGGTGGTCGATTTTTTGAAAATGGAAAAGCAAAACTCATTTTCACAAATAAGGTAAAAAAAGAGCATATATTGAATAGGAAAGATTTCATTTCTTTTCCAATGATTTTTCAACAAGAAATAATTAAAGAATATGAGCTCAGAGTTACTGTCGTAGATGACAAGGTGTTTTCTGCTAAAGTAGATTCTCAATCAAATGTTAGTACACAACTTGATTGGAGAAAAGATAGAACACAGTTCACCAAATATAATTTACCGGAGAGTATTACCGAAAAATGCAAAGAAATTGTAAGAACATTGAATCTGAAATTTGGCGCTATAGATTTGATAAAAACAGATTCAGGCTATGTTTTTTTGGAGATTAACCCAAATGGTCAATGGGTTTGGATCGAAAACGATACAGGACTGAAAATCTCTGACGAGATAATTAAGCTTTTAACTAAATAATATGTTTGAAAAAGAAGATAAAAAAGAGTTTATGTATAACAAGGATTTGCTAGATGATTATATCAATTATCTACTGAGACTATTTCAAAACGAGGATAGTCGATTGAATATTATTGAGAATAAAGTATCACAATTAATAAGTCAATCAGGATTAATAATTTCTATTATTTCATTCATTATTCCGTTGTTTTACGATAAACTTAATTGTCTAGATTTAGGATTCAAGATTGTTTTAGGGTTAATGTTTGTTCTAACAATAATTTTTTTAGGACTGTCCATATTTAAAGCAAGTGGTATATTTAAAATATATAAATTTAAGTATTCTGATAGTTCAGTAGAAACTCTGAAAAAGAATTTCGAAAAAAGCGAAAGTTTTAAGGAAGAGTATATTTCAGACTTAATTTATAGTATCAACAATAATAAGGCTTTAAATAACACTAAAGGTTCAATACTAATTTGGGCAAATAGATTTTTTATTTATGGAATTTATAGCTTAATTCTATTATCATTTTTGCTCATCATTGGATACTACTTTGTTTAATTTCTGTTCGTTACATCTCGTAAAGAAATACAAAAGAAAAAGTATGAGAAAGGTGTTTTTCATTGATCCTTTATTAGAACTTTAACCGACTATTTTAAATACTGTCTCCGAAAGCTAGCAAATTTAAGAAAGCATCCTTTTTTTTTTTTTTGAACTTTCAACGTATCGGTGATATGTAGTGGACGCAGCGATAGCAAGTCTGATCTTATATCACTTGTTACACCTCGTTATTCAAGTGTTTCCATTCCAAATAGGGCTTGAGTTATTAACCGATTTAAAGATTCCAAATTTCCTTGATGCCCTTCGTTCAGAGCTAAATAATATAAATCAGTGTCATCAATTATAATCTTGTGTTCAATTTCAAATAGTTCAGATGCTTGTTGATTTAGAATGAATCTTGCGACTCTCCCGTTACCATCAAGAAAAGGGTGAATTCTTAAAAATTGGTGATGA is from Arenibacter algicola and encodes:
- a CDS encoding MvdC/MvdD family ATP grasp protein; amino-acid sequence: MILIISHKEDYTSDYLINILNKREIPYHRLNTDDIGIKHDINYQSGSNIRISIDGYENFKSIWFRRTKSPDFSFSNENERAFFVKDFKAFLNNLWSSLDIKNWISHPNNIDKAENKLYQLKIAKSIGFDIPQTIVSTDKEKIELFFKENNEQVIIKPLFGGRFFENGKAKLIFTNKVKKEHILNRKDFISFPMIFQQEIIKEYELRVTVVDDKVFSAKVDSQSNVSTQLDWRKDRTQFTKYNLPESITEKCKEIVRTLNLKFGAIDLIKTDSGYVFLEINPNGQWVWIENDTGLKISDEIIKLLTK